The following is a genomic window from Candidatus Binatia bacterium.
AAACCGCGGAGGTTATCCTCGACTTTCTGGGTTCCTGATGCGCATTCAGCACGCCCGCGTCTCTCTCGAGCTGCACGAACTGACGCAACGCCACGGCCCTGCCCTGCTCCTGCTGCATGCGCTCTTCGGTTCGAGCGCCGATTGGGGCGAGCTGCCGCGCAGCTGGCCCGGGCCGGTCTACGCGCTCGACTTCTGCGGCCACGGCGGTTCGGATCGG
Proteins encoded in this region:
- a CDS encoding alpha/beta hydrolase, which encodes MRIQHARVSLELHELTQRHGPALLLLHALFGSSADWGELPRSWPGPVYALDFCGHGGSDR